The window CGGGGCTGTGCCCGGGCTTTCTGCCTTGGGTGCAGTCTTTTTTTGCTTCTTGGAGAGAAGCGCTTGCCAGGCGGTGGGAAGCCATTGGAAAAATCCTCGGATCTTCCCTTAGGAATAGAGGCGTTCGCTACGATAGATACATTGGACGCATATATTTTGGCTACTTTTACGGAGAGAGGTACAAGATGAACGGAGATTTGAAAAACTGCCCTTCGTGCGGCAAGCTCTTTATCGCACAGCCGAAGCAGAGACTGTGCATGGACTGCTTCGAGAAGCAGCGCGAGGAAGAAGAGCGTATCATCCGCTATGTGAATGCGCATCCGGAGGTGACGACACTCGATGAGATCGCCGCAGGGACGGGGGCTGAGCCAAAGGAGATCCTGCGCATGATCCATGACTCCCGCCTCTTGCAGGCAGACCGGGAGATCCGCTATCCATGCGAGAGCTGCGGCACGCTGATCTCGCGCGGGCGCTATTGCGCGGGCTGTATGCGCGATTTCAAGGCGGGGGCGAACCGCATCGGCTGAGGGCGGATGGCCGCTTCTTTCCGGCGGCGCACTTCCGTGCCCGTCGCCAAGGAACAGGATGCTTGAGAGCCGCTCTTTCGCAGAAACTTCTCATGGAGCGGCGCTTAAGCTGAAAGAATTTTTTTCCGATACTACTCATGAAAGACGGGTATGTGAGTGAGGATGCTCCGTTTCCGTCTATAACAAGAAAGGTGGTGAGGTGCGATGTCCATCCAGGTGCAGGGACGTGTGCAGACTCTTTATGGCGTCTATGCGGCGAATGAAGCTCTTTCCGCCGTGCAGACGCAGGACAGATACCGGACGGAAGCGCCGCGCAAGGACGCCGTTGTGCTTTCCGAGGAAGGCAGGACGTTCGGTGAGATTCTCAACCGCTTGAAAGCGGATAACGATAAGGTTCGAGAGGACAGAGTTGGCTTTTATGAAGAGCGCATCGCCGCAGGTGACTATTATGTTGCCGGGCGCGATATAGCTGCGAAAATGCTCGACCAGCGCATTTGAGAAAACCTTGTTTTGACGTGCTGTCACGAGGAGGATGCTTATGTGGCGTGAAATGAAGGAAGTCATGAAGGCACTTTCTTCGTGCTATGCGGAGCTTGCAAAAGTCAGCGGGGCAAAGCACAAGGCACTGGCCGCGATGGATCTCAAGGCGATCGAGCGCGTCGTGAAGGAAGAGGAACGGTTCGCGGCGGAGATCGAGCGGCTTGAGGCGCGCCGCAAGGAGGTTCTCCGAAGCCTTGCGGAAAAGGACGCGGGCATAGAGGCGACGATGAAACTGCGCGAGCTTCTGGCACGCTGTCCAGATCGGCAGATTGCCGGAGAACTTGAGTCGCTGCACGAGGAGCTTGATCGACGCATGAAGGAGGTCGAGCGCCTCGGCGAGCGGAATACGCTGCTTGCCGAAGGTGCACTCGCCGCAGTGACGGCGAACCTCAACCGCATCGGCGGCACGGCGGCGGGCGCGTCCTACGGAGCGGGCGGCAAGGAAAGCGTGACGCGCGAGCGCCGCTTCGACTTCAAGGCGTGAAGCTATGGGAGAGATCATCAAGCTGCTCAGACAGCAGATCGACTTGTGCCAGAGACTTCTCCTCGCGGTGGAACGTCAGCGCCAGGCTCTTTGCGACGGTTCGGGCGATTCTATGAGCAAGGAGACGAAGGCAATCGAGGTTCTTCTCATCGAGCTGCGACGCATAGAGAAGCGCCAGGAACTACTCCTGAAGGGTACGGCAACGCACGACCTCGCGGAGCTTCTCTCGCGCACGGCTCCGTCTGAAGAACGTGCTGTTGCGAGACGCCTGCTGGAGGAAACGAACGGGATCATGCGTGAGATGCAGGAAGCGGTCGCCATGAACGACGCCCTGCTCGAACGCCACATGCAGTTTATCCTCTTCAACATCAATGTGATGGCGGGGACGCCTGCAGAGGCGACGTACACGGCGAAGGACGTGCGGAAAGGGAAGAAGCAGACGGGCGCGGGCACGAAGGTGTTTGATGCGAACGTTTGACGGGATAGATAGAGAAAGCGCAGATTTGCAGGAGCGAGGCGGCGCTTCCGAGGGAAAAGGGTGAAAGAATGCGATCAACATTTTCCGGACTGAACACGATGGTTCGCGGCATTTACAACAATCAGCTGTCCCTTGATACGGTGGGACACAACATCACGAACGCGAATACAGAGGGTTATTCGCGCCAGCGCGTGAATCCTGCGACTACGCGGGCATTGGAGCACAGCAGTCTGTATGGCGGACTTTTCGTCGGTACCGGCGTCGATTCGGATTCGCTGACGAGAGCCCGCGATTTTTTCGCGGACAAGCAGTATTGGCAGGAGGAGGCGACGGAGTCCTACGCGAAGTACCGCCAGAAGAACTACGACAAGATCGAGGCGGTCTTCAATGATTCTAAGACCAAGGGCCTGCAGAACGAGATGCACAAGTTCTACAGTGCGTGGAACGACCTCAGCGTCTATGCGAGCGATCCCGCGAAGCGCGTCTCCGTCATTGAATCGGGCAAACAGTTTGCCGACCGCCTCGAAGAATCGGCGCAGAACGTGCAGAAGCAGCTTGATCTCGTCTATCGCGAGATGGACACGCAGGTCAAGGATGTCAACGAGATCACGCGGAAGATTGTCGAACTCAATAAGAATATATCGCTCGCCGAGGCGAATGGTGCGATGGCGAACGATCTTCGCGACAAGCGAGATCTCCTTGTTGACAAACTTTCGGGCTACATGAGCCTGCACGTCTACGAGATGGATAACGGCATGTACCAGGTCGTCTCGGGCGGCGCGTCCATCGTCAACGGCGTTTCACGTCTCGAACTCAAGATGGACGGTCCCGTTGAGAATAAGCGTTACGGCGTCAATGACTACTCGTTGATTTTCAAGGATACGAACACACTCTTCGTGCCGGGAAATGGCTCGCTGCAAGCTGCCGTCGACTCCATCAAGGAGGACAAGGCGTACATGGATAAGCTCGCGAACATCGCAGCGACGTTCATGACGCAGTTCAATGACCAGCATCGCGCGGGTGCCGGAATTGACAAGGACAAGACCTCGAACCTCAACTTCTTTGGCAGAAATGACAAGTATTATATTTGGGACAAGGAACGTCAGTCGCTCCTCGCGGCGAAGGTGACGGGTACGGCGTCGACGACAACTGGCTCGCCTCCTGTGACGACGCATACGACGACGCTCTCTACGGCGGCCGGCGATACGGAGGAGCTTGAAGGCCTTGAAATCATCAAGGCGATGAAGGTCAGTGCCGAACTCGTCGCACAGAACGGCGAGCTCAAGCTTGCCGCACGCGGCTTCGGTGACAACAGCGATGCGAAAAACTCCTACGTGCAGAATCTCGGCTACAACAATGCGACGATCCCGCCGAATCTTACGGGCGCGGGCACCGTCGTTCATACGACGAGCGACATGAACGGCACGGCGGACGGCAGCAACGCCGTTCTCTTGACGAACATCTTCAACATGGAACAGAAGGACACGGGCCTCACGATATACAAGACCCCGACGGCGGGCAGCCCAACAGAGCACCGTCCGACCGGCACGGTCTCGCTCAACAACTATTACAATTCGGTGACGAGTGCACTCGGCATCGATTCGAACGCCATGGATACGAAGGTCAAGTTCCAACAGGATGTCATGACGCAGATCGAGGCTTGGCGCACGTCGGTCTCAGGCGTCAACTGGAACGAGGAACTTTCCAACATGATCAAGTTCCAGCAGGGCTACAGCGCGTGCGCACGCTGCATGACGACAATGGACGAAATGCTCGACCGTCTCGTGAACAACACGGGAATGGTGGGAAGGTAAGGTGAAATAGATGAGAATCGGCAGCTTGCAGATGGTTTCGCGCTATCAGAAACAGCTGAACACCGCCGCGGAGGAGCAGGCGAAGCTCATGGAGCAGTCGGACGGACAGTCGCTGCACCGCCCGTCCGACGATCCCGTGCGCTACTCGAACTGGCTTCGCTACAGCACGGAGCAAAACGAGAATGAGCAGTATCAGAAGAACGTCGACGCCGGCAAATCGTGGATGCAGCGCACGGACGGCGCCGTCTCGGGCATGGCGGACATCTTCAAGACGTTGAAGGAAAAGACGATCCAAGCAGCACAGTCGCCGCACCAGGATACGGATATGGCGGCGATTGCCAAGGAGATGACGGCGAAGCTGCATGAGATCGTCTCCCTCGGCAATTCGCAGCAGGGCGACCGCTACATCTTCTCGGGCCAGTCCGACCTCACGCAGCCGTTCCTCCTCACGGAGAAGAAGGTCGCGCGCGGCGTGCCCAAGACGCTCGACGATCAGCAGTCGAAGTTCTTCAACAATACGAACGTGTCGGGCCGCATGAAGCAGATGATCACGCTCCAGGGCGACGACAATAATGAATATTATCTCGACACGAAGACGGGAGACATCTATTCCTACGACTTCATGAAGGACGGCTACAAGAAGAAGGTCGCGGCAGGGCAGACGGAAGTCAATCCGGCGGCTGACCGCGCGGGCACTCTCGGCGGCGCATTCAACGTGTCGGACAACTTCCTCAACACGGGGCAGATCAAGGACGCCTCGACGACGCCGCCGGCCGCTGCCGGCAAGGGTGCGAATTGGTCGCAGAGCATCACGGTGAACGGTCAGACGGTCAACTTGAAGCTCAAGACCATCGACCAGCAGATCGTCAAGTACCAGGGCGATTTCAAGCAGATTTCCATGGTCAAGAAGAATGGCGCCGTCGAACCGACGGCAGATACCGTCAACGCTACGGCGGGCGATATCTTCGGCACGGATATCTTCGACGATGAAAACTCGGGCAACACCCAGTCGGGCACGGCGGCGATCAACGATATGCTGACCGTGGCGGCGAAAGTCGATTCTTCCGACGTCAACTGGCTGATTTCCGACGGCGTGACGCTCGCCGACGAGTCGCACAACAACGTCGTCATATCGCAGGATCATATCGCGGCGCGCCACAACGTCTACAAGGGCATGGCAGATATCCTCGACGACTACGCCGTTTCCATCAAGCAGGATATTTCCGACACGAACAGCACGGATGTCGCGAAGCTCGCCGTCCAGCTCATGCAGGCGTCGGCAATCTACAACATGTCGCTCTCCGTCGGCTCGCGCATCCTGCCGCCGACTTTGACCGACTACTTGAGGTAAGAACAAGACAGAAGAAAGGAGGGACGCGATGCTTTCCAATATGACGTATCTGAATGTGCGCCATACCCTGCCCATGCTCGGCTGGCAGACGCGCTCCTTCCAGCTTAAAACGAGCATGACGCCGACACAGATGCGAGGGGTGCGGCGCGAAGCGAGCGCAAATCTCGGCGCGACGCAGGTGCGCATTGACATCGACAGCTACGAGAGCCGTAAGGCGTACGGTTTCCGCAAGGATGCCGATCTCTGCGCGGACTTCAAAAACGCAGGCCTTTCAGGCGTGAAAAGTGGCACGAGCCGCCGCTCATCGGAGGCTTGGCAGGCGATTGACGGTGCGGCGAAGCCAAATGCGGACTTTTTCCAAAAGCAGGCGAAGGGCAAGATCGAAGCTGAGATCAAGGAACAGAAGGAAATCGAGCTCAAGCCCATCCCGCGTCCGAAGATCACAGTGCATCCGGCAGAGCTTAAAGGATCGCCCGATGTCGGCGAGCACTCGATCGACATACGCTCCGATCCGTTCGCCACGTACGACTATGAGCCGGGCAGTATCGACTATCATATGAAAGTGGAAGGTTCCATTCATATGTGGACATCCATCGGCCATTATGATGTATACGCATAGGGGAGAAGAACATGAGAAAGATCACGACGACGCGCTTTGGAGAAATCGAGGAAGACGAGAGCAAAATTGTTCATTTTGCTGCAGGCCTTCCAGCCTTCGAAGACGAGCATGAGTTCATCATCATACCATACGACGAGGAAAGCCCCTACGTCTTTCTGCAGTCGGTGACAACGCCCGATCTCGCATTTCTGATGGCGATCCCGTTCATCTTCTTCCCTGACTACGAGTTCCGCTTGGAGGACGATGTTCTCGAAAGCCTTGCCCTTGAACGACAGGAAGATCTTCTGCTCTACACGCTCTTGACAATCCCAGGCAGTGACATACGCGAGATGACGGCGAATCTTCTCGCACCGATTGTCATCAACAGCCGCACGAACGAGGGGCGGCAGATCGTCCTCGACAAGAGCGGCTATTGCACGAAGCACAAGTTGTTTTCCAAGAAGGCGGAGGACAAGGAAGCAAGCGAGCGGGAGGCGAACTGAATGTTGGTATTGACGCGCAAGCCGCGCCAACAGATCATGATTGGCGACGACGTCGTCGTTCATGTCGTGGAAGTGCAGGGGGACAACGTCCGCATCGCCATCGAAGCGCCGCGCGAGGTCAAGATCTACCGCGGCGAAATATATCGCGCCATACAGGACGAGAACAAGCGGGCGGCAGCGCCTGCTGACATCGACCTCAGCGGCGCATTGCCCGGGACGGAGTGAAGCGTCTCATCCGAGGCAAGACTTTGGCAAGTCGTTCCTTGCAGGAGCAGGAAGCTCCTGTATTGCCCCGCGCAGGAAGCGCTCGGCAAACAAGGGATTGCATATATTTTATCTATGGAGGGAGAAACTATGATAAGCAAGATTCAGGACGCGCTCGGCGCGGCGGCCGTCATGCAGATGACCGATCTTGCCGTGGGGGGGAGTCCGGCACCCGCTCCTGCAGCACCCGCAAACAGCGGACAGCAGGCAGCGGCGACGGGCGTGGAAAACCCCGCGGCGAGCGGCCTTGCCGGCGAGGCTTCGCCCGCCGCCGTCGTCGACGAGCATCTGAGCACGCAGCTGCAGGCGCGGGAGATCAGCGAAGCGGCGAAGACGAAGAGCGAGGCGGCAGAGCAAGAGCGCAAGGAAAAGGCCGGCAAGGACAAGCCGGTCGACGAGTCGCAGATGACGTACCTCATGAAGGAGATCAACCGCATCATGAGCCGCATGAACTGCAACATCGCCTTCGAGTACCACAAGGAAGTCGACGTCATGAGCGTGCGCATGCTCGAAAAGAAGACGGGCAAGCTCATCAAGGAGATGCCGCCCGAGTACATGATCAAGGGCATGGAAAAGACGCGCGAATGGCTGGGCACGTTCCTGGATCAGCCGGCCTAAGGAGGAAGAATTATGGGTGTAAACGGAATTTACGGCCTTTCCGGCTCGGGTCTTGACGTAGAATCCCTCGTCAAGATGGGCATGAAGGGCAAGCAGAACCAATACGACAAGATGTACAAGCGCGAGATGACGAACGAGTACACGAAGACCGCGCTCAACGAGCTTTACAACAAGGTCAATACATACAACCTCTCCGAGCTTACGAAATACAAGCAGCAGTCCGACATGGCGGCGAAGAGCGCGTCAAGCTCGGACGACAAGACGGTTACGGTCAATGCGAACGGTGCGGCGGCCGTCATGAGCCATACGGTCACGGTCGAGAGTCTCGCGTCGAACGCCTATTTCGTGTCAAATGCGCCGATCACGCGCTCCTCGGATAATCCGAGTAAAGCACTGTCGACCGAGCTTGCCGACATCGCTTTCAAGCGCATCGATAAGCTGACGACGCCCGGCCCCGGCGGCGTGCAGCAGTATCACGTCTACTATGCGGACGGTACGGATGCCGTCGTCAATGAAGGCGACACGGCGATCGATATGGATCTCGCGGACAAGAGTTCGGCATCTGCCGACGATATCTACCACGTCAAGTATACGTTCAAGGATCTCGTGGAAAACAAGAAGACGCTGAATGACCTCGCGAGCAGCATACAGAACGCCAAGCGTCCGCCGAAAGGGCCGAAGGATGTCGCGCACAAGGCTAATTTCAACGCGAGTTACGATGCGGCGACGGGTTCTTTCAGCATCTACAACAAGAACGGCGGCGCTAGCAATGTCATCAGCGTCAAGACGCTCGACAAAGGTTCGACACAGCTCGTGAACAACCTTCACCTCGCGAAATTCGATCAGTCTACGAACACCTTGACGAACCTGCCCTCTTTCGTGCAGGGCACAGAGCAGCAGTTCGGCGGCACAGCAGGCAAGGTCAAGGTCGACGGCAGAGAGTACATTGTCGATGAGAATCGCCTCGTCGCGGGGGGCGTCACCTACAACTTCCTCAACAAGACGCAGACGGGACAGACCGTCACGGTTTCCGTTTCGCAGAACGTCGACGCCGTCGTCGACAAGGTCAAGAAGTTCGTCGAGAGCTACAACAAGCTCCTGGACGAGCTGCAGAAAGAATACAACACGCAGCACGACAAGGATTACGACCCGCTGACGAAAGATCAGGAAAAGGGCATGTCGGAAGAGCAGGTCAAGCGCTGGAACGAAAAGGCGAAGGGCGGGCTTCTCTACCACAACACCTACCTCGGCAGGCTCATCAGCAAGATGAGAGAAGCCGTCGCGACGCCCGTCGCGTCCGCCGAGTCGAAGTACAACTCCGCATCGACACTCGGCATCACGACGAAGGTCGGGAACAACCACGGTCATCTGTCGCTGGACGAGGACAAGCTCAAGAAGGCGCTGGCGGAAGATCCCGACTCCGTCTACCGCGTCTTTGGTTCGCTGGACGAGAAGGACGACTTCAAGAACTCGGGCGTTTCGATGCGCCTGTCGAAAGTCGCTCTGGACAGCCTCAAGGAGATCAGCAAGGAAGCGGGCACGAAGTCCGATTGGGACGATGCGTCGACGCTCGGCAACCTGATACGCTCGCAGAAAAAGAAGATGAAGGACTTCAAGAATCTCTTGGACGACTTCCAGTCACAGCTCTATAAGAAATACGACGCGATGGAATCGGCGTTGCAGCGCATGAACAGCACCTACAGCTCGATTTTCGGCGCGAAGTGATAGGGGAAGGCAGGGGGAAAACGAATGGTAAATGCAGCAGCGGAAGCATATAAGAGACAGCAGATCATGACGGCGACGCCCGAAGCCCTGACGCTCATGCTCTACAACGGCGCCCTGCGCTTCATGTCGGAGGGCAAGGAGGCTCTGGAGAAGAAGGACTACGAGTCGGCGAACAACTCGATCATCAAGGCGGAGAAGATCATCACGGAATTTCGCGTGACGCTCGACTTCGACTATGAGATCTCGCATCAGCTACTGCCGCTGTACAACTACGTCTACGACTGCCTCGTGCAGGGTAATCTGGCGAGCGACACGGCGAAGATCGACGAGGCGGCGGGCATCATACGCGAACTGCGCGACGCTTGGGCACAGGCGATGAAGAAGGCGCGCGCCGAAAAATCGGGCGAGAGCTTGGAAAGCGCGGCGCCGCCCGTGCCCGAGATCTCGACGACGCCTCCGACCGAGGGCGCGTGATGGAGATGCGCACGCCCGAAGCGCTTTGGCAGCTGTACCTGGAGCTTTCGCACGAGATGCTGAAGTTCATCAAGGAGGACGATATCGATCGCTTCCTCGATCTTGAAGCGCAGAGGGCCAAGGTATTTGGACAGATGGAAGAGTGCAGCATCGAAGCCTTCAAGGTGACGCAGGAGGGGCGAGCTCTCGTCGAAGAGCTC of the Selenomonas sputigena genome contains:
- the fliD gene encoding flagellar filament capping protein FliD; the protein is MGVNGIYGLSGSGLDVESLVKMGMKGKQNQYDKMYKREMTNEYTKTALNELYNKVNTYNLSELTKYKQQSDMAAKSASSSDDKTVTVNANGAAAVMSHTVTVESLASNAYFVSNAPITRSSDNPSKALSTELADIAFKRIDKLTTPGPGGVQQYHVYYADGTDAVVNEGDTAIDMDLADKSSASADDIYHVKYTFKDLVENKKTLNDLASSIQNAKRPPKGPKDVAHKANFNASYDAATGSFSIYNKNGGASNVISVKTLDKGSTQLVNNLHLAKFDQSTNTLTNLPSFVQGTEQQFGGTAGKVKVDGREYIVDENRLVAGGVTYNFLNKTQTGQTVTVSVSQNVDAVVDKVKKFVESYNKLLDELQKEYNTQHDKDYDPLTKDQEKGMSEEQVKRWNEKAKGGLLYHNTYLGRLISKMREAVATPVASAESKYNSASTLGITTKVGNNHGHLSLDEDKLKKALAEDPDSVYRVFGSLDEKDDFKNSGVSMRLSKVALDSLKEISKEAGTKSDWDDASTLGNLIRSQKKKMKDFKNLLDDFQSQLYKKYDAMESALQRMNSTYSSIFGAK
- a CDS encoding flagellar protein FlgN, translated to MGEIIKLLRQQIDLCQRLLLAVERQRQALCDGSGDSMSKETKAIEVLLIELRRIEKRQELLLKGTATHDLAELLSRTAPSEERAVARRLLEETNGIMREMQEAVAMNDALLERHMQFILFNINVMAGTPAEATYTAKDVRKGKKQTGAGTKVFDANV
- a CDS encoding flagellar protein FlgN, producing MWREMKEVMKALSSCYAELAKVSGAKHKALAAMDLKAIERVVKEEERFAAEIERLEARRKEVLRSLAEKDAGIEATMKLRELLARCPDRQIAGELESLHEELDRRMKEVERLGERNTLLAEGALAAVTANLNRIGGTAAGASYGAGGKESVTRERRFDFKA
- the fliS gene encoding flagellar export chaperone FliS: MVNAAAEAYKRQQIMTATPEALTLMLYNGALRFMSEGKEALEKKDYESANNSIIKAEKIITEFRVTLDFDYEISHQLLPLYNYVYDCLVQGNLASDTAKIDEAAGIIRELRDAWAQAMKKARAEKSGESLESAAPPVPEISTTPPTEGA
- a CDS encoding flagellar protein FlaG, which produces MISKIQDALGAAAVMQMTDLAVGGSPAPAPAAPANSGQQAAATGVENPAASGLAGEASPAAVVDEHLSTQLQAREISEAAKTKSEAAEQERKEKAGKDKPVDESQMTYLMKEINRIMSRMNCNIAFEYHKEVDVMSVRMLEKKTGKLIKEMPPEYMIKGMEKTREWLGTFLDQPA
- a CDS encoding DUF6470 family protein — encoded protein: MLSNMTYLNVRHTLPMLGWQTRSFQLKTSMTPTQMRGVRREASANLGATQVRIDIDSYESRKAYGFRKDADLCADFKNAGLSGVKSGTSRRSSEAWQAIDGAAKPNADFFQKQAKGKIEAEIKEQKEIELKPIPRPKITVHPAELKGSPDVGEHSIDIRSDPFATYDYEPGSIDYHMKVEGSIHMWTSIGHYDVYA
- the flgK gene encoding flagellar hook-associated protein FlgK; the encoded protein is MRSTFSGLNTMVRGIYNNQLSLDTVGHNITNANTEGYSRQRVNPATTRALEHSSLYGGLFVGTGVDSDSLTRARDFFADKQYWQEEATESYAKYRQKNYDKIEAVFNDSKTKGLQNEMHKFYSAWNDLSVYASDPAKRVSVIESGKQFADRLEESAQNVQKQLDLVYREMDTQVKDVNEITRKIVELNKNISLAEANGAMANDLRDKRDLLVDKLSGYMSLHVYEMDNGMYQVVSGGASIVNGVSRLELKMDGPVENKRYGVNDYSLIFKDTNTLFVPGNGSLQAAVDSIKEDKAYMDKLANIAATFMTQFNDQHRAGAGIDKDKTSNLNFFGRNDKYYIWDKERQSLLAAKVTGTASTTTGSPPVTTHTTTLSTAAGDTEELEGLEIIKAMKVSAELVAQNGELKLAARGFGDNSDAKNSYVQNLGYNNATIPPNLTGAGTVVHTTSDMNGTADGSNAVLLTNIFNMEQKDTGLTIYKTPTAGSPTEHRPTGTVSLNNYYNSVTSALGIDSNAMDTKVKFQQDVMTQIEAWRTSVSGVNWNEELSNMIKFQQGYSACARCMTTMDEMLDRLVNNTGMVGR
- the csrA gene encoding carbon storage regulator CsrA — encoded protein: MLVLTRKPRQQIMIGDDVVVHVVEVQGDNVRIAIEAPREVKIYRGEIYRAIQDENKRAAAPADIDLSGALPGTE
- a CDS encoding flagellar protein; the protein is MNGDLKNCPSCGKLFIAQPKQRLCMDCFEKQREEEERIIRYVNAHPEVTTLDEIAAGTGAEPKEILRMIHDSRLLQADREIRYPCESCGTLISRGRYCAGCMRDFKAGANRIG
- a CDS encoding flagellar biosynthesis anti-sigma factor FlgM gives rise to the protein MSIQVQGRVQTLYGVYAANEALSAVQTQDRYRTEAPRKDAVVLSEEGRTFGEILNRLKADNDKVREDRVGFYEERIAAGDYYVAGRDIAAKMLDQRI
- the fliW gene encoding flagellar assembly protein FliW — encoded protein: MRKITTTRFGEIEEDESKIVHFAAGLPAFEDEHEFIIIPYDEESPYVFLQSVTTPDLAFLMAIPFIFFPDYEFRLEDDVLESLALERQEDLLLYTLLTIPGSDIREMTANLLAPIVINSRTNEGRQIVLDKSGYCTKHKLFSKKAEDKEASEREAN
- the flgL gene encoding flagellar hook-associated protein FlgL — its product is MRIGSLQMVSRYQKQLNTAAEEQAKLMEQSDGQSLHRPSDDPVRYSNWLRYSTEQNENEQYQKNVDAGKSWMQRTDGAVSGMADIFKTLKEKTIQAAQSPHQDTDMAAIAKEMTAKLHEIVSLGNSQQGDRYIFSGQSDLTQPFLLTEKKVARGVPKTLDDQQSKFFNNTNVSGRMKQMITLQGDDNNEYYLDTKTGDIYSYDFMKDGYKKKVAAGQTEVNPAADRAGTLGGAFNVSDNFLNTGQIKDASTTPPAAAGKGANWSQSITVNGQTVNLKLKTIDQQIVKYQGDFKQISMVKKNGAVEPTADTVNATAGDIFGTDIFDDENSGNTQSGTAAINDMLTVAAKVDSSDVNWLISDGVTLADESHNNVVISQDHIAARHNVYKGMADILDDYAVSIKQDISDTNSTDVAKLAVQLMQASAIYNMSLSVGSRILPPTLTDYLR